From Oscillospiraceae bacterium, one genomic window encodes:
- a CDS encoding sugar transferase, with amino-acid sequence MYKRFFKRFLDIVISFFGLIILAFPMLVIAIIVKADSKGPVLFKQKRVGIHKTYFSMPKFRTMYVETPANMPTHMLNNPAQWITPSGKWLRKLSLDELPQIWCIFVGKMSIIGPRPALWNQEDLIAERDKYGANDIRPGLTGWAQINGRDELEIEYKAKLDGEYAEKISFLFDCKCFFGTILSVLKHDGVVEGGTGELKKEQEEKETANI; translated from the coding sequence ATGTATAAAAGATTTTTTAAAAGATTTTTAGATATTGTTATTTCCTTTTTCGGACTTATTATTCTTGCTTTTCCTATGCTTGTTATAGCTATCATTGTAAAGGCAGATTCAAAAGGCCCTGTTCTTTTTAAGCAAAAGAGAGTGGGAATACATAAAACATATTTTTCAATGCCTAAATTCAGAACTATGTATGTGGAAACTCCCGCAAATATGCCTACCCATATGCTTAATAATCCTGCCCAATGGATTACCCCTTCGGGCAAGTGGCTGAGAAAGCTGTCATTGGACGAGCTTCCTCAGATTTGGTGCATTTTTGTTGGAAAAATGTCGATAATCGGTCCTCGTCCTGCCCTTTGGAACCAAGAGGATTTAATTGCAGAGCGTGATAAATACGGTGCAAATGATATCAGACCGGGGCTGACAGGCTGGGCGCAGATAAACGGCCGTGATGAGCTTGAAATTGAATACAAAGCAAAGCTTGATGGCGAGTATGCCGAGAAAATCAGCTTTTTGTTTGACTGTAAGTGTTTCTTCGGAACTATTCTTTCTGTACTTAAGCACGACGGCGTGGTGGAAGGCGGAACAGGTGAACTGAAAAAAGAACAAGAAGAGAAGGAAACTGCCAACATATGA
- a CDS encoding DUF2628 domain-containing protein: protein MSYFENKCPNCGATVINGDTYCRTCSTPLDYKPTHQEALLYDIKKSDLHLFIDKNSSRYVDIFAKNEGKKIFFHMNWSAMFFNVYWMFYRKMYKYAVIFLIISMLYSIGVTAISATAIKPAMLEAEKIIAPYAQYLNNTNDYNMAFTDGSVDMTEALNAATKYDRKIDAIIGKMTFWVIIASIVFSTLFGLLADCIYRSHVLHNINRTRGGTSGWSLAGGVAVYLIVSKIIESPLITYVVSKILQ from the coding sequence ATGTCATATTTTGAAAACAAATGCCCAAACTGCGGCGCAACAGTTATTAACGGTGACACATACTGCCGCACCTGTAGCACACCGCTTGATTACAAGCCCACCCATCAAGAAGCATTACTTTATGACATAAAGAAATCTGACTTGCATTTGTTTATAGATAAAAATTCATCACGCTATGTTGATATTTTTGCTAAAAACGAGGGTAAAAAAATATTTTTTCATATGAATTGGTCAGCAATGTTTTTTAACGTTTATTGGATGTTCTACCGCAAAATGTATAAATATGCTGTTATATTTTTAATTATTAGTATGCTATACTCTATCGGTGTAACAGCAATATCCGCTACAGCAATAAAGCCCGCTATGCTTGAAGCTGAAAAAATTATTGCGCCTTACGCACAATATTTAAACAATACTAATGATTATAATATGGCATTTACCGATGGTAGTGTTGATATGACCGAGGCGCTTAACGCTGCAACCAAATACGACCGTAAAATTGATGCCATAATCGGCAAAATGACATTTTGGGTGATTATAGCCTCGATTGTATTTAGCACTCTTTTCGGTTTGCTTGCCGACTGCATTTACAGAAGCCATGTACTGCATAATATCAACCGTACCCGTGGTGGAACATCTGGCTGGTCATTAGCTGGAGGCGTTGCAGTATATTTGATTGTAAGTAAAATTATTGAAAGTCCGTTAATTACATATGTTGTTAGTAAAATTTTGCAATAA
- a CDS encoding 50S ribosomal protein L23 — translation MSSFAQDIIIRPIITEKSMDGIANKRYTFEVAKTANKVEIRKAVEELFSVEVEKVNTINVRGKNKRMGVHAGRTRSWKKAIVTLKEKSKTIEFFDSMM, via the coding sequence ATGAGCAGCTTTGCACAGGATATTATTATCAGACCTATCATTACTGAAAAAAGTATGGACGGTATTGCAAACAAGAGATACACCTTTGAGGTAGCTAAAACAGCTAATAAGGTTGAAATCAGAAAAGCTGTTGAGGAGCTTTTCTCCGTTGAGGTTGAGAAAGTAAACACAATCAACGTCAGAGGAAAGAACAAGAGAATGGGCGTACATGCCGGAAGAACACGCTCATGGAAGAAAGCGATAGTTACATTGAAAGAAAAGTCCAAGACTATCGAATTCTTCGACAGTATGATGTAA
- a CDS encoding 50S ribosomal protein L22, translating into MEAKAYLRYVRISPRKVSIVLDLIRGKDTVTAMAILKNTPKAASEYLVKLLKSAIANAENNHSMDTSKLYVAECFVCPGPTLKRIMPRAQGRAFRILKRTSHITMVLKEKD; encoded by the coding sequence ATGGAAGCAAAAGCTTATTTGCGTTATGTACGTATTTCTCCCCGTAAGGTAAGTATAGTTCTTGACCTTATCAGAGGAAAGGATACAGTTACAGCAATGGCAATTTTAAAGAATACTCCGAAGGCTGCTTCCGAGTATCTTGTTAAGCTGTTAAAATCAGCAATTGCAAATGCAGAAAACAATCACTCTATGGATACCTCAAAATTATATGTGGCTGAATGTTTCGTATGCCCCGGTCCTACATTGAAGAGGATTATGCCCAGAGCACAGGGCAGAGCATTCAGAATTCTCAAGAGAACATCACATATTACGATGGTACTTAAAGAGAAGGATTAA
- a CDS encoding helix-turn-helix transcriptional regulator yields MEHITVGRKYNEEKIAFVECVRDGSLDNINIKDKCFLLIILTKGKLDFMVGGEKIIATAPSFLCFDESENPVLVSKVKAHYTCVYFHPKFLNINMTFELLRSKNYGDIATTHDMFMLKPFIDKAYVIPIAKTQVEKIEQSADYMMEELEQQRDWYWSCRGRSYFMEIIIALERMYGLIGYGLTHQKSDNTPIIRNPRLRDAVLYIEGHYANSITLSDISANAGINHTTLTALIKEELGCTAIKYLMQYRITIAKKQLAFTDVPIKDISNMVGFKTVQHFNRIFKEITGTTPAEFRKNAVQKRKDSIK; encoded by the coding sequence ATGGAACATATTACGGTTGGCAGAAAGTATAATGAGGAAAAAATTGCTTTTGTTGAGTGTGTAAGGGACGGCTCACTTGACAACATCAATATTAAGGATAAGTGTTTTTTACTGATTATACTTACCAAAGGAAAATTGGATTTTATGGTTGGTGGGGAGAAAATTATCGCTACCGCACCGTCTTTCTTGTGCTTTGACGAGTCGGAAAATCCCGTGCTTGTTTCAAAGGTAAAAGCACACTACACTTGTGTATACTTCCACCCTAAATTCTTGAATATCAATATGACCTTTGAACTTTTACGTTCTAAAAATTATGGTGATATTGCCACCACCCACGATATGTTTATGTTAAAGCCATTTATTGATAAAGCGTATGTTATACCCATTGCAAAAACACAGGTAGAAAAGATAGAACAATCTGCCGATTATATGATGGAAGAATTAGAGCAACAACGAGATTGGTATTGGTCTTGCCGAGGCCGTTCCTATTTTATGGAGATTATTATTGCTTTAGAGCGTATGTATGGTCTTATCGGGTATGGACTGACACACCAAAAGTCAGACAATACACCAATCATAAGAAATCCGAGACTTCGTGATGCAGTGCTTTATATTGAGGGACATTACGCCAATAGTATAACCTTGTCCGATATATCAGCAAACGCCGGAATAAACCACACTACCCTTACTGCGCTTATAAAAGAAGAGCTTGGTTGTACGGCAATCAAATATTTAATGCAGTACCGAATTACTATTGCAAAAAAGCAACTTGCTTTTACTGATGTGCCTATCAAAGATATTTCAAATATGGTTGGGTTCAAAACGGTACAACACTTCAACCGAATTTTTAAGGAAATAACAGGTACAACCCCTGCCGAGTTTCGTAAAAATGCCGTACAGAAACGAAAGGATAGTATTAAATAA
- the rpsS gene encoding 30S ribosomal protein S19 produces MGRSVKKGPFVDPKLLVRIQQMNAAGEKRVLKTWSRASTIFPDFVGHTLAVHDGRKHVPVYVTEDMVGHKLGEFAPTRLFKGHSGSKTTNTK; encoded by the coding sequence ATGGGCAGAAGCGTTAAAAAGGGACCTTTTGTTGACCCGAAGCTTTTGGTTAGAATACAGCAAATGAACGCTGCCGGTGAAAAAAGAGTTCTCAAAACCTGGTCGAGAGCTTCAACAATCTTCCCGGATTTTGTGGGACATACACTTGCAGTTCATGACGGCAGAAAACATGTTCCGGTATATGTTACTGAGGATATGGTTGGTCATAAATTGGGCGAGTTTGCACCTACAAGACTTTTTAAGGGACACTCCGGCTCAAAAACAACAAACACAAAGTAA
- a CDS encoding 50S ribosomal protein L3: protein MLKGIIGKKIGMTQIFTENGDLVPVTVIEAGPCPVVSKKTFEKDGYCAVQIGFSDTTEKRIAKPVKGQFDKASVAYKKYLREFRTENCDDVNIGDIIKIDIFEEGQKVDVTGTSKGKGFAGTIKRWGTHRGPMAHGSGYHRGQGSMGSCSTPSRVMKGKVMPGHMGSERITVQNLSVVKIDAEKNLIAVKGAIPGPKGSVVLLKSAVKSK from the coding sequence ATGCTAAAAGGAATTATCGGCAAAAAAATCGGCATGACACAGATCTTTACCGAAAACGGCGACCTTGTTCCCGTTACTGTAATTGAGGCTGGTCCTTGCCCCGTTGTTTCCAAGAAAACCTTTGAGAAGGACGGCTACTGCGCTGTTCAGATAGGTTTCTCCGACACAACAGAAAAAAGAATTGCTAAGCCTGTGAAGGGCCAGTTTGACAAGGCTTCCGTGGCTTACAAAAAGTATCTTCGTGAATTCAGAACAGAAAACTGTGACGATGTAAACATCGGCGACATCATCAAGATTGACATCTTTGAAGAAGGCCAGAAGGTTGACGTTACAGGAACATCAAAGGGTAAAGGCTTCGCAGGCACTATCAAAAGATGGGGCACACACAGAGGTCCTATGGCTCACGGTTCCGGATATCACAGAGGTCAGGGCTCAATGGGTTCCTGCTCAACACCTTCAAGAGTTATGAAGGGTAAGGTTATGCCGGGACACATGGGAAGTGAAAGAATAACTGTTCAAAATCTTTCCGTGGTAAAAATTGATGCTGAAAAAAATCTTATTGCGGTTAAGGGTGCTATTCCCGGTCCTAAGGGCTCGGTTGTACTTTTAAAGAGCGCAGTAAAGAGTAAGTAG
- the rpsJ gene encoding 30S ribosomal protein S10, translated as MAVKEKMRIRLKGYDHTLVDIAAEKIVETAKRSGSKVSGPIPLPTEKEIVTILRAVHKYKDSREQFEMRTHKRLIDIFKPSAKTKEALMSLELPAGVEFEVKLD; from the coding sequence ATGGCAGTAAAAGAAAAAATGAGAATCAGACTTAAGGGCTACGACCATACTCTTGTTGATATCGCAGCAGAGAAGATTGTAGAAACAGCTAAGCGTTCAGGCTCTAAGGTATCCGGCCCCATTCCGCTACCCACAGAGAAGGAAATCGTTACTATTCTTCGTGCAGTTCATAAGTATAAGGACAGCAGAGAGCAGTTCGAAATGAGAACACACAAGCGTTTAATTGACATCTTCAAGCCGTCGGCTAAAACAAAAGAAGCTCTTATGAGTCTTGAGCTTCCCGCAGGCGTTGAATTCGAAGTTAAATTAGATTAG
- the rplB gene encoding 50S ribosomal protein L2 yields MGIKTYNPVTPGTRQKTTLTFEELTKNKAPEKSLLTKLKKKSGRNSYGRITVRHHGGGNKKKYRIIDFKRNKVDMPATVASIEYDPNRTAFIALIVYEDGTKSYIIAPHGLKEGDTVISSENADIKPGNCLPISNIPEGTVIHNIELYPGKGAQLVRSAGNSAQLMGKENGYAMVRLPSGEMRLIRLNCKATIGQVSNLDQSKVNIGKAGRTRHMGIRPTVRGSVMNPCDHPHGGGEGKSPIGRSGPVTPWGKPALGYKTRAKKNKSDKFIVKRRNGK; encoded by the coding sequence GTGGGAATTAAAACCTATAACCCTGTTACGCCGGGTACAAGACAAAAGACAACTCTTACTTTTGAAGAGCTTACCAAGAATAAGGCACCCGAAAAATCCCTTCTGACTAAGCTCAAAAAGAAATCCGGCAGAAACAGCTACGGAAGAATTACCGTTCGTCATCACGGCGGCGGAAACAAAAAGAAATACAGAATTATTGACTTTAAGAGAAATAAAGTTGATATGCCTGCAACGGTTGCATCTATTGAATACGATCCTAACCGTACAGCATTTATCGCACTTATAGTTTATGAGGACGGCACAAAGAGCTACATCATAGCTCCTCACGGACTCAAAGAGGGCGACACTGTTATAAGCAGTGAGAATGCAGATATTAAGCCCGGAAACTGCTTACCTATATCAAACATTCCCGAAGGTACTGTTATCCACAATATTGAGCTTTATCCCGGAAAGGGCGCACAGCTTGTACGTTCCGCCGGTAACTCCGCTCAGCTTATGGGTAAAGAAAACGGATATGCAATGGTAAGACTTCCCTCAGGCGAAATGAGACTTATAAGACTTAATTGTAAAGCTACCATTGGTCAGGTTTCAAATCTTGATCAGTCAAAGGTTAACATCGGTAAGGCGGGCAGAACTCGTCATATGGGTATCCGTCCTACAGTTCGTGGTTCAGTTATGAACCCCTGCGATCACCCTCACGGTGGTGGTGAAGGTAAATCTCCTATCGGACGTAGCGGTCCTGTTACTCCTTGGGGTAAGCCTGCTTTAGGATATAAGACAAGAGCAAAGAAAAACAAGTCTGACAAGTTTATCGTAAAGAGAAGAAACGGCAAGTAA
- the rpsC gene encoding 30S ribosomal protein S3 → MGQKVNPHGLRVGVIKDWDSRWFVKDNCFGDYIVEDKKIRDFIKKALYKAGVSKIEIERPSSKIRITVHVARLGMAIGRNGAEKDKLRGQVEALIGKKILLNFAEVKSADTNAQLVSENIAEQLERRVSFRRAMKQSIGRAMKFGSKGIKVSVSGRLGGAEIARTEQYHEGTIPLQTLRADIDYGFAEANTTYGKIGVKVWIYKGEVLNNVKKVPVAKEGGKPNVNAKKS, encoded by the coding sequence ATGGGACAGAAGGTTAATCCGCACGGCTTAAGAGTCGGCGTTATCAAGGATTGGGACTCCCGTTGGTTCGTTAAGGACAACTGCTTCGGAGACTATATCGTTGAAGATAAAAAAATCAGAGATTTCATAAAGAAAGCACTGTACAAAGCAGGCGTTTCCAAGATTGAAATTGAAAGACCCTCCTCCAAAATCCGTATAACCGTTCACGTTGCACGTTTAGGTATGGCAATCGGAAGAAACGGTGCAGAAAAGGATAAGCTGAGAGGACAGGTTGAAGCTCTTATCGGCAAGAAAATACTTCTCAACTTTGCAGAGGTAAAATCAGCTGATACAAATGCACAGCTTGTTTCCGAGAACATTGCAGAACAGCTTGAAAGACGTGTTTCTTTCAGAAGAGCTATGAAGCAGTCAATCGGCAGAGCTATGAAATTCGGTTCCAAGGGTATCAAAGTCAGCGTAAGCGGACGTTTGGGCGGTGCCGAAATCGCAAGAACAGAGCAATATCATGAAGGAACTATTCCCCTACAGACATTAAGAGCAGACATTGACTACGGTTTTGCAGAGGCAAATACAACCTACGGTAAAATCGGTGTTAAGGTTTGGATATACAAGGGTGAAGTTCTTAACAATGTTAAGAAGGTTCCTGTAGCAAAGGAAGGAGGAAAACCCAATGTTAATGCCAAAAAGAGTTAA
- the rplD gene encoding 50S ribosomal protein L4, producing the protein MPNVKVYDMAGKEVGEITLADSVFGANINKTVMHMAVVNYLANQRQGTQSTLTRSEVSGGGIKPWRQKGTGRARQGSTRAPQWTHGGIALGPKPRDYSYSLTKKTKRVALKSALSSKVAEESIIVVDSISLDAIKTKSIVNMLSALKVSGKAMIVTAEADKNVIKSAANIQGIKTAAVNTINTYDLLKYNTLVISKDAVAKIEEVYA; encoded by the coding sequence ATGCCAAACGTAAAAGTTTATGATATGGCCGGTAAAGAGGTCGGCGAGATTACTCTTGCAGATTCCGTTTTCGGCGCAAATATAAATAAAACTGTTATGCATATGGCTGTTGTAAACTATCTTGCAAATCAGAGACAGGGTACACAGTCAACTCTGACAAGATCAGAGGTTTCCGGCGGCGGTATTAAGCCCTGGAGACAAAAGGGAACAGGCAGAGCCCGTCAGGGTTCAACACGTGCTCCCCAGTGGACACACGGCGGTATTGCTCTTGGTCCTAAGCCCAGAGATTACAGCTATTCCCTTACAAAGAAAACAAAGAGAGTGGCTCTTAAGTCTGCTCTGTCCTCCAAGGTTGCCGAGGAGAGCATCATTGTTGTTGACAGCATTTCTCTTGATGCTATCAAAACAAAGAGCATTGTTAATATGCTTTCTGCTCTTAAGGTTTCCGGAAAGGCTATGATTGTTACCGCAGAGGCAGATAAAAATGTTATTAAGAGTGCGGCAAACATTCAAGGAATTAAAACAGCAGCTGTTAATACTATCAATACCTATGATTTATTGAAGTACAACACCTTGGTTATTTCTAAGGACGCAGTTGCAAAAATTGAGGAGGTGTACGCATAA